A section of the Jannaschia sp. S6380 genome encodes:
- a CDS encoding ABC transporter ATP-binding protein yields the protein MTILDIRNLSIDFPTSKGVVHAVSDMTLSVPKGRRIGFIGESGSGKTTTALAAMRMLAAPGYVSQGEIHLNSLDATNLLGLSDEEMRRVRLKKIAYIPQGAMNSLNPVMRVEDQIWDAIVAHEGHVGRAELRRRAGLVLESVGLPADTGRLYPHELSGGMKQRVCIAIGVCLAPDLIIADEPTSALDVITQRQVMQTLRTAQDKIAAGLLLIGHDMGLMAQSVDDLAVMKLGELVEFGPVRQIIEDPQHDYTRQLIASVPLVGGESFIEATPDILRGQAGALLEFENVTKRYGAVTALHPLSFALDGEVPKIISVVGQSGSGKSTMGSLMLGFTPPTEGRILFRGRDINRLDKGARLDFRKDVQAVFQDPYACFNPFYRVDHALSFPFKRFGLARSDADVRTAMEEACEAVGLDPALVLRRYPHQLSGGQRQRLIVARALMLSPKLLIADEPVSMVDASLRATILKNIHDLKDRHGISILYITHDLATAYHVSDYVMVLYHGRVVEAGPPGAVIGDPRHPYTRLLIDSIPWPDLDRDWGRVEDGTLALKTLDADGTAHRTVFRGEVPGFSLRTG from the coding sequence ATGACCATTCTCGACATCAGGAACCTTTCCATCGACTTCCCGACCTCGAAGGGCGTCGTCCACGCGGTCAGCGACATGACGTTGTCCGTGCCGAAGGGCCGCAGGATCGGATTCATCGGGGAAAGCGGATCGGGCAAGACCACGACGGCCCTTGCCGCAATGCGCATGCTGGCGGCACCGGGCTACGTCTCGCAAGGCGAGATCCACCTGAACTCCCTGGACGCCACGAACCTGCTCGGTCTTTCGGACGAAGAGATGCGGCGCGTTAGGCTGAAGAAGATCGCGTATATCCCGCAGGGGGCGATGAACTCGCTCAACCCCGTGATGCGGGTCGAAGACCAGATCTGGGACGCGATCGTCGCGCATGAGGGCCATGTCGGAAGGGCCGAACTTCGGCGGCGCGCCGGCCTCGTCCTGGAAAGCGTGGGCTTGCCGGCCGACACCGGGCGGCTTTACCCGCACGAGCTGTCGGGCGGCATGAAACAGCGCGTCTGCATCGCCATCGGGGTCTGCCTGGCGCCCGACCTCATCATTGCGGACGAACCCACGTCGGCGCTCGACGTGATCACGCAGCGGCAAGTCATGCAGACCCTCCGCACCGCTCAGGACAAGATCGCCGCCGGCCTCCTCCTGATTGGTCACGACATGGGACTGATGGCGCAGTCGGTGGACGATCTGGCGGTCATGAAGCTGGGCGAGCTGGTGGAATTCGGCCCCGTTCGCCAGATCATCGAGGATCCGCAGCACGACTACACCAGGCAGCTTATCGCGTCGGTTCCCCTGGTGGGTGGCGAAAGCTTCATCGAAGCCACGCCGGACATCCTGCGCGGCCAAGCCGGCGCGCTTCTGGAGTTCGAGAACGTCACCAAACGCTACGGTGCCGTGACGGCTTTGCATCCGCTCTCGTTCGCGCTCGACGGCGAGGTGCCGAAGATCATCTCCGTCGTCGGACAATCCGGTTCGGGCAAGTCCACGATGGGCAGCCTGATGCTGGGTTTCACCCCGCCGACGGAAGGACGCATCCTGTTCCGGGGCCGCGACATCAACCGGTTGGACAAGGGCGCGCGACTGGATTTCCGCAAGGACGTCCAGGCGGTGTTCCAAGACCCATATGCGTGCTTCAACCCGTTCTACCGCGTCGATCACGCGCTGTCGTTTCCGTTCAAGCGGTTCGGTTTGGCACGATCCGATGCCGACGTTCGCACGGCGATGGAAGAGGCGTGCGAGGCCGTGGGCCTCGACCCGGCGCTGGTGCTGCGCCGCTATCCGCACCAGCTTTCGGGCGGTCAGCGCCAGCGGCTGATCGTGGCCCGCGCGCTCATGCTGTCGCCGAAGCTGCTGATCGCCGACGAACCGGTCTCCATGGTCGACGCCAGCCTGCGTGCGACAATCCTCAAGAACATCCACGACCTGAAGGACCGGCACGGCATCTCGATCCTCTACATCACCCATGACCTGGCCACCGCCTATCACGTCAGCGACTACGTCATGGTGCTGTATCACGGGCGGGTGGTGGAAGCCGGGCCGCCGGGGGCGGTGATCGGGGATCCGCGGCATCCCTACACGCGGCTTCTGATCGACTCGATCCCGTGGCCCGATCTGGACCGCGACTGGGGCAGGGTCGAGGATGGCACGCTTGCCCTCAAGACCCTTGACGCGGACGGGACCGCGCATCGCACCGTCTTTCGCGGCGAGGTGCCGGGCTTCTCGCTCCGGACCGGGTGA
- a CDS encoding ABC transporter permease, which translates to MSTPDTAGAQHPDLTARQIKRMKRFDNPWRNPKLAWGAGLLLGIIAVGLLGRLVWNLDLVFTASAPLKLPPVGFENLRGQAGEWAYPLGTDGSGRDMLSLLIVGAPNSLLVGILASLIGMSIGIFLGFSAGFLRGRVDDVIRVLSDVMITIPPLLILVVFQAAYGDVSLTMMAILIACFVWQSPTRLIRAQVLSMRESGYVQMARLSGAGTMHIMFREMMPNLVPYLFGSFIANVTTSIVTAVGLEVLGLGPQRIPTLGRTIYEAINSGALIQNLWWWWGIPTLLLAVMFIGLLLINLGLDEVSNPRLRKL; encoded by the coding sequence ATGTCCACGCCCGACACCGCCGGCGCACAGCACCCCGACCTTACCGCCCGCCAGATCAAGCGCATGAAGCGGTTCGACAACCCGTGGCGCAATCCGAAACTGGCCTGGGGCGCAGGGCTGCTGCTGGGCATCATCGCGGTGGGGCTTCTGGGGCGGCTCGTCTGGAACCTCGATCTCGTCTTCACGGCCTCCGCGCCCCTGAAGCTCCCGCCCGTCGGGTTCGAGAACCTGCGGGGGCAGGCCGGCGAATGGGCCTATCCGCTGGGAACGGACGGATCGGGACGGGACATGCTGTCGCTGCTGATCGTGGGCGCGCCGAATTCGCTCCTCGTCGGCATCCTCGCGTCCCTGATCGGCATGAGCATCGGCATCTTCCTGGGCTTCTCGGCCGGCTTCCTGCGCGGGCGGGTCGACGACGTGATCCGGGTGCTGTCGGACGTGATGATCACGATTCCGCCGCTGCTGATCCTGGTCGTGTTCCAGGCCGCCTATGGCGACGTGTCGCTGACCATGATGGCGATCCTGATCGCGTGTTTCGTGTGGCAGTCGCCGACGCGGCTGATCCGGGCGCAGGTCCTGTCCATGCGCGAGAGCGGCTACGTCCAGATGGCGCGGCTGTCCGGCGCGGGGACCATGCACATCATGTTCCGCGAGATGATGCCGAACCTCGTTCCCTATCTCTTCGGCTCGTTCATCGCCAACGTCACCACGTCGATCGTGACGGCGGTGGGTCTGGAGGTGCTGGGCCTCGGTCCCCAACGCATCCCGACCCTCGGCCGCACGATCTATGAGGCGATCAATTCCGGCGCCCTGATCCAGAACCTCTGGTGGTGGTGGGGCATCCCGACGCTTCTTCTGGCGGTGATGTTCATCGGCCTCCTCCTCATCAATCTCGGGCTCGACGAGGTGTCGAACCCGCGCCTGCGGAAGCTGTGA
- a CDS encoding ABC transporter permease produces MNRFVTLFLTIFIAATLIWIIPRLSPVDPAEIALGRMAAGAGSVANSDTILEQLRARLGIDQPLIVQYARYLGGVLRFDFGLSTANFPTPVSALIANALPWTIGLMLVSLLITFFVGNLLGALMVWEHSPKLVRVAIPAAMVFTSIPPILSGLLLMWIFAARLQWFPLTGAYGLTVTPDWSWSFVQSVLYHGFLPALSIVVVTFGFWALGMRGLMITVQGEDYTTLAKAKGLRPRYILYRYMIRNAILPQITAFALKIGLLIAGQVLVERIFAYNGMGKLLYDAILNQDFPVIQGVSFVIILMTALSVFIVDLVYPFIDPRIRHGG; encoded by the coding sequence GTGAACCGGTTCGTGACGCTGTTCCTCACGATCTTTATCGCCGCGACGCTGATCTGGATCATCCCCCGCCTGTCGCCCGTCGACCCCGCCGAGATCGCGCTGGGTCGGATGGCGGCCGGGGCCGGATCGGTGGCAAACTCCGACACGATCCTGGAACAGCTGCGCGCCCGGCTCGGGATCGACCAGCCGTTGATCGTGCAATACGCAAGATATCTCGGGGGTGTCCTGCGGTTCGATTTCGGACTGTCGACGGCCAACTTCCCCACGCCGGTCTCGGCGCTGATCGCCAATGCGCTGCCCTGGACGATCGGGCTCATGCTGGTCTCGCTCCTGATCACCTTCTTCGTCGGCAACCTGCTGGGTGCGCTGATGGTGTGGGAGCATTCGCCGAAGCTCGTCCGCGTCGCGATCCCGGCGGCCATGGTCTTCACATCGATCCCGCCGATCCTGTCGGGACTGCTGCTGATGTGGATCTTCGCGGCCCGGCTCCAGTGGTTCCCGTTGACCGGGGCTTACGGCCTGACCGTCACGCCCGATTGGTCGTGGAGCTTCGTCCAATCGGTGCTGTACCACGGCTTCCTGCCGGCGCTCTCGATCGTGGTGGTGACTTTCGGCTTCTGGGCGCTGGGGATGCGCGGGCTGATGATCACGGTGCAGGGCGAGGATTACACGACCCTAGCCAAGGCCAAGGGCCTGCGCCCGCGCTATATCCTCTACCGCTACATGATCCGCAACGCGATCCTGCCGCAGATCACGGCCTTCGCGCTGAAGATCGGGCTGCTGATCGCCGGGCAGGTGCTGGTGGAACGCATCTTCGCATATAACGGGATGGGCAAGCTGCTCTACGACGCGATCCTCAATCAGGATTTCCCCGTCATCCAGGGCGTCAGCTTCGTCATCATCCTGATGACCGCGCTTTCGGTCTTCATTGTCGATCTCGTCTATCCGTTCATCGATCCCCGTATCCGGCACGGGGGCTGA
- a CDS encoding ABC transporter substrate-binding protein yields the protein MKRTIMLTASAIAIAASGGMTFAQEVGREDTVIFDLDRTIQDPENFNWFTAGTKREHGAHQAMWEPLFILNYTTGKLDPWLATGIEPSEDFTEWTMALREGVEWSDGEAFNADDVVFTVQMALDNEELSEREAATLRSQVESVEKVDDLTVKFTLAEPNPRFAAENFGVRLFSSFLIMPEHVWSEAEDPATFEFYPPIGTGPYTYSSGATNRMIWDRNDDWWGARTGFMDLPEPRRLIWLETGGEESRAQLMATNQIDASQNVSVGTFEALQAQNPNVIAWHAGYPFAWPDPCPRQLEINTTVAPWDDPAMRQAVADIIDRNQIVNVAYEGTTVPSQTMFVQYGAMQPYIDAIVDAGHGLTPAADVDAATMAIEAAGYAKGDDGIYEKDGEDLTVDIHVNSASTEYTRTIDVIVEQLNRAGISAKAVPVENGVFWGEVLPFGAYEMSYSWLSCGSVNEPWTSMSRYTTDSVVPVGERSPGFNNSARWDSAAAEAYTATVNDMADMAGDDPALPGMVAGAYADLDSEMPFIPLVQAAKLLPYNTTYWTGWPTAENAYNHPAFWWGHTHQIIHNLEKAGG from the coding sequence ATGAAACGAACGATAATGCTGACCGCATCGGCCATTGCGATCGCGGCTTCCGGGGGGATGACGTTCGCGCAGGAAGTCGGGCGGGAGGATACGGTGATCTTCGATCTCGACCGGACCATCCAGGACCCGGAGAACTTCAACTGGTTCACCGCCGGCACGAAACGCGAGCATGGTGCGCATCAGGCGATGTGGGAGCCGTTGTTCATCCTCAACTACACCACCGGCAAGCTCGACCCCTGGCTGGCCACCGGCATCGAGCCGAGCGAGGATTTCACCGAGTGGACGATGGCGCTGCGCGAAGGCGTGGAGTGGTCCGACGGCGAGGCATTCAACGCCGACGACGTCGTGTTCACCGTCCAGATGGCGCTCGACAACGAGGAGTTGTCGGAACGCGAGGCCGCGACACTCCGTTCCCAGGTGGAGAGCGTCGAGAAGGTCGACGACCTGACGGTAAAGTTCACCCTGGCCGAACCCAACCCGCGCTTCGCGGCGGAGAATTTCGGCGTGCGGCTCTTCAGCTCCTTCCTGATCATGCCCGAGCATGTCTGGAGCGAGGCCGAGGATCCCGCGACCTTCGAATTCTATCCGCCGATCGGGACCGGGCCCTATACCTACAGTTCCGGGGCGACGAACCGGATGATCTGGGACCGCAACGACGATTGGTGGGGTGCGAGGACCGGCTTCATGGACCTGCCGGAACCACGGCGCCTGATCTGGCTGGAGACGGGGGGCGAGGAAAGCCGCGCGCAGCTCATGGCGACGAATCAGATCGACGCCAGCCAGAACGTCAGCGTCGGCACGTTCGAGGCCCTTCAGGCGCAGAACCCCAACGTGATCGCGTGGCACGCGGGCTATCCCTTCGCGTGGCCGGACCCGTGCCCGCGCCAGCTCGAAATCAATACCACGGTGGCGCCATGGGACGATCCGGCCATGCGCCAGGCCGTGGCCGACATCATCGACCGCAACCAGATCGTGAACGTCGCCTACGAGGGCACGACCGTCCCCTCGCAGACGATGTTCGTCCAGTATGGCGCCATGCAGCCCTATATCGACGCGATCGTCGATGCCGGCCACGGCCTGACGCCCGCGGCGGATGTCGATGCGGCCACCATGGCCATCGAGGCGGCGGGATATGCCAAGGGCGACGATGGCATCTACGAGAAGGATGGCGAAGACCTCACCGTCGATATCCACGTCAATTCCGCTTCCACGGAATACACCCGCACGATCGATGTCATCGTCGAGCAACTCAACCGCGCCGGCATTTCCGCCAAGGCCGTTCCGGTCGAGAACGGCGTGTTCTGGGGCGAGGTCCTGCCCTTCGGCGCCTACGAGATGTCCTACAGCTGGCTGTCCTGCGGGTCCGTCAACGAGCCCTGGACGTCGATGAGCCGCTACACGACCGACAGCGTCGTGCCGGTGGGGGAACGCAGCCCCGGGTTCAACAACAGCGCACGTTGGGACAGCGCGGCGGCGGAGGCCTATACCGCCACCGTTAACGACATGGCCGACATGGCGGGCGACGATCCGGCTCTGCCTGGAATGGTTGCCGGGGCCTACGCCGATCTCGATTCCGAAATGCCTTTCATCCCGCTGGTGCAGGCCGCGAAGCTGCTTCCCTACAACACGACCTACTGGACGGGCTGGCCCACGGCGGAGAACGCCTACAATCACCCGGCGTTCTGGTGGGGGCACACGCACCAAATCATCCACAACCTGGAAAAGGCGGGTGGCTGA
- a CDS encoding MBL fold metallo-hydrolase — MQIKWYGHAAFRLRPQDGPTVITDPYTPEGVGYAPIRDPADLVLISSDDDDAHCRADLISGEPEVLNALEVARAGGTAEAAGLRVQAIEAAEWDHHPEHAVPGQNGMYRWEMDGISFAHMGDVGNPLTTAQQQFFEGVDVLFALAGGYLTIELPDLMDMIRRVRPKFVIPMHFRTLTYRPRNTLWIESFLNHFEDENVDFACAHEVDIRKGDIPDATRVLVIDYVR; from the coding sequence ATGCAGATAAAATGGTATGGACACGCGGCATTTCGGCTGCGACCGCAGGACGGGCCGACGGTGATAACCGACCCCTATACGCCGGAGGGTGTCGGCTATGCGCCGATCCGTGATCCGGCCGACCTGGTCCTGATTTCATCGGACGACGATGACGCCCATTGCCGCGCCGACCTGATTTCGGGCGAACCGGAGGTGCTGAACGCCCTGGAGGTAGCGCGGGCCGGCGGAACCGCCGAGGCGGCCGGCCTGCGCGTGCAGGCCATCGAGGCGGCCGAATGGGATCACCACCCCGAACACGCAGTGCCCGGCCAGAACGGCATGTACCGCTGGGAGATGGACGGGATCAGCTTTGCCCATATGGGCGATGTCGGAAACCCGCTCACCACGGCTCAGCAGCAGTTCTTCGAAGGCGTGGATGTCCTTTTCGCGCTGGCCGGCGGTTATCTCACGATCGAGCTTCCCGATCTGATGGACATGATCCGCCGCGTCCGCCCGAAGTTCGTCATTCCGATGCATTTCCGAACGCTGACCTACCGGCCCCGCAATACGCTGTGGATCGAGAGCTTCCTGAACCATTTCGAGGACGAGAACGTGGATTTCGCCTGCGCGCATGAGGTGGACATCCGCAAAGGCGACATCCCGGACGCGACGCGCGTCCTGGTGATAGACTACGTGCGTTGA